Proteins encoded together in one Synechococcus sp. BL107 window:
- a CDS encoding phycobilisome rod-core linker polypeptide — translation MISSQSIITKFGGERTTGHPFKFDRKSPIKISLTRAEFLQAGCEKMSLPMGPRLHEECETKVPRGELTDASAEACQKAIQAAYIHVYGNAHLMDYERSVELESQLLNGEIAMKDFVKGIAKSEFYERNFYTNCSPMRTIELDFKHLLGRVPYNQSEISELIALQAEFGHAAVIDAMVDSAEYLETFGKHTVPYMRSWKSSAGAPQVTFNRTAAMSLGYAYSDKAIGASSQLNQSFSAQPNHCIVFPKGSDFEYMEMSMAWSGGKPPKIVTKIATVFTIAGLIEVTRVVAIVAFSAVAT, via the coding sequence ATGATCTCTTCTCAGTCGATAATTACGAAGTTTGGTGGAGAGCGGACCACAGGTCATCCCTTTAAGTTTGATCGAAAGTCACCGATCAAAATTTCTTTGACGAGGGCGGAGTTCCTTCAGGCTGGCTGTGAAAAGATGAGTCTTCCCATGGGGCCAAGGTTGCATGAGGAATGTGAGACCAAAGTGCCAAGAGGAGAGCTCACCGATGCTTCTGCTGAAGCCTGTCAAAAGGCTATCCAGGCTGCTTATATCCATGTGTATGGCAATGCTCATCTTATGGATTATGAGCGTTCGGTTGAGTTGGAATCTCAGCTTTTAAATGGTGAAATAGCCATGAAAGACTTTGTTAAAGGGATCGCAAAATCAGAGTTCTATGAGCGTAATTTTTATACGAATTGTTCTCCAATGCGGACGATTGAACTAGATTTCAAGCATCTGCTTGGAAGGGTACCTTATAACCAATCAGAAATTTCTGAGTTGATTGCTCTCCAAGCTGAGTTCGGGCATGCAGCTGTTATTGATGCAATGGTTGATTCTGCTGAGTATTTGGAAACGTTTGGTAAGCATACGGTTCCATATATGCGTTCTTGGAAATCATCTGCTGGTGCTCCCCAGGTTACGTTTAATCGAACAGCCGCCATGTCGCTGGGGTATGCCTACTCGGACAAAGCGATTGGTGCTTCTAGTCAATTAAACCAATCATTTTCGGCTCAGCCCAATCACTGTATTGTCTTTCCGAAGGGTAGTGATTTCGAATATATGGAAATGTCCATGGCATGGTCTGGTGGCAAGCCGCCGAAGATTGTTACCAAAATTGCAACTGTTTTTACAATTGCCGGCCTGATTGAAGTAACTCGAGTGGTAGCAATTGTTGCCTTTTCTGCAGTAGCCACATAA
- a CDS encoding thermonuclease family protein, which yields MEERSMMQLKMAIGLLSLLFCPLPLEASIILRVIDGDRVIASFQGKQTKIRLACIEAPEIGQAPHGRIARNTLIGLLPRHSRINVQPLNYDQNGWLVANILSLGGVDIGEELIRLGLVYAHNTSLSYCDGPKLLLIEDQARQSRIGIWKDTQQGLSRPWLYR from the coding sequence GTGGAAGAACGATCGATGATGCAATTAAAAATGGCTATCGGACTACTTAGCCTGCTTTTTTGTCCTCTCCCATTAGAGGCATCGATCATCCTTCGTGTTATTGATGGAGACAGAGTAATTGCAAGCTTTCAAGGCAAGCAAACTAAAATTCGTCTTGCATGTATCGAGGCACCGGAGATCGGGCAGGCTCCCCATGGACGAATCGCTAGAAATACATTAATTGGACTTTTACCTCGTCATTCAAGAATCAATGTTCAACCGCTAAATTATGATCAGAATGGTTGGCTTGTTGCCAATATTCTTAGCCTTGGTGGTGTCGATATTGGTGAGGAATTAATTCGTCTTGGATTGGTTTATGCCCATAATACGAGTCTGTCCTACTGCGATGGCCCGAAGCTACTCCTTATCGAAGATCAAGCTCGTCAATCTAGGATTGGAATATGGAAGGATACTCAGCAAGGTTTATCGAGGCCCTGGCTCTATCGATAA
- a CDS encoding DUF3750 domain-containing protein, with translation MIKVELLAATIPGIPGIIADHYWFLILRDCKVQPYLTCDRWEVWQYPYQNDSCWGHLHKNLLPPYQGVGNGSSRLVRQWLDDEALFIVRRIESSPCNYPFIQQYAYWPGPNSNTFAQWVVRDQMTLGRRAIGRGFPVSEMAG, from the coding sequence ATGATCAAAGTTGAGCTGCTAGCGGCAACAATCCCTGGTATTCCCGGGATTATCGCTGATCACTATTGGTTTCTTATTTTGCGAGACTGCAAGGTACAACCCTATCTCACCTGTGATCGTTGGGAGGTGTGGCAATACCCGTATCAGAATGATTCATGTTGGGGACATCTTCATAAGAATCTTTTGCCTCCCTATCAAGGAGTTGGCAACGGATCCTCTCGATTAGTGCGCCAATGGTTGGATGACGAGGCTTTATTCATCGTGCGGAGAATTGAATCATCCCCATGCAATTACCCATTTATTCAACAATATGCATACTGGCCCGGTCCTAATAGCAACACCTTTGCGCAATGGGTTGTTCGAGATCAGATGACACTCGGAAGACGAGCGATTGGAAGAGGCTTCCCTGTGTCAGAGATGGCTGGATAA